A portion of the Polaribacter cellanae genome contains these proteins:
- a CDS encoding phosphoribosylaminoimidazolesuccinocarboxamide synthase — MNTINETNFKFPNQKSVYKGKVREVYNINNELLVMIATDRLSAFDVILPRQIPFKGQILNQIATKMMNDTADVVPNWLIANPDENVAVGHLCEPFKVEMVIRGYLSGHAAREYKVGKRVLCGVEMPEGLKENDKFPKPIITPSTKAENGEHDEDISREDILKNSIVSEEDYVVLEDYTKKLFQRGTEIAAKRGLILVDTKYEFGKTKDGKIVLIDEIHTPDSSRYFYADGYQERQNKEESQKQLSKEFVRQWLIDNGFQGKENQQIPEMSDEKITEISNRYIELYEQITGETFVKASTENVLNRIEENVNFFLKSN, encoded by the coding sequence ATGAATACAATTAACGAAACGAATTTTAAGTTTCCGAATCAAAAATCTGTTTACAAAGGAAAAGTAAGAGAGGTTTACAATATTAATAACGAACTTTTGGTAATGATTGCAACAGACAGGCTTTCTGCTTTCGATGTTATTTTACCACGTCAAATTCCTTTTAAAGGGCAAATATTAAACCAAATTGCAACCAAAATGATGAACGACACAGCAGACGTTGTGCCAAATTGGTTAATTGCAAATCCAGATGAAAACGTTGCAGTTGGGCACTTATGTGAACCTTTTAAAGTAGAAATGGTAATTCGTGGTTATTTATCGGGGCATGCTGCTCGTGAATATAAAGTAGGAAAAAGAGTTTTGTGTGGTGTTGAAATGCCAGAAGGTTTAAAGGAAAATGATAAATTTCCAAAACCAATAATTACACCATCAACAAAAGCGGAAAATGGCGAACATGATGAAGATATTTCTCGTGAAGACATTCTAAAAAATAGCATTGTTTCGGAAGAAGATTATGTAGTTTTAGAAGATTACACCAAAAAATTGTTTCAAAGAGGAACAGAAATAGCTGCAAAAAGAGGATTGATTTTAGTAGATACTAAATACGAATTCGGAAAAACAAAAGATGGTAAAATCGTTTTAATAGACGAGATTCATACACCAGATTCTTCAAGATATTTTTATGCTGATGGCTATCAAGAAAGACAAAATAAAGAAGAATCTCAAAAACAATTGTCGAAAGAATTTGTAAGACAATGGTTGATAGATAATGGTTTTCAAGGAAAGGAAAATCAGCAAATACCAGAAATGTCTGACGAAAAAATTACAGAGATTTCAAATAGATACATAGAATTATACGAACAAATTACTGGAGAAACTTTTGTAAAAGCTTCCACAGAAAATGTACTAAATAGAATCGAAGAGAATGTGAATTTTTTTTTGAAGTCTAATTAG
- a CDS encoding endonuclease/exonuclease/phosphatase family protein, producing the protein MTKKIISFLFLFLFCGTLFAQKKEEKKVVVKVLSFNILHGATTNGSFDLDIIANVIKKADADFVSLQEVDFKTNRAKKYDLPTELGYRTKMASVFGRAMFYDGGEYGEGVLSKSSFLSTRNIALPYSKENEPRAALEVTTVLKSGDTISFIGTHLDHLKDNTDRVLQAKAINKTFRNNKYPTILSGDLNDTPHSNSINILESFWKASYNKQNPLLTFPSNKPIKKIDYVLFYPRNRWKIVSKETICDTIASDHCAYLVALELVK; encoded by the coding sequence ATGACAAAAAAAATAATATCATTTTTATTTCTTTTTCTTTTTTGTGGAACACTTTTTGCTCAAAAAAAAGAAGAAAAGAAAGTGGTTGTAAAAGTGCTGAGTTTTAATATTCTGCATGGTGCAACAACCAATGGAAGTTTCGATTTAGATATTATTGCAAATGTTATTAAAAAAGCAGATGCAGATTTTGTTTCGCTCCAAGAAGTAGATTTTAAAACCAATAGAGCCAAAAAGTACGATTTGCCAACAGAGTTGGGCTATCGTACTAAAATGGCGTCTGTTTTTGGAAGAGCCATGTTTTACGATGGAGGAGAATATGGAGAAGGAGTGCTTTCTAAATCTTCTTTTTTATCCACAAGAAATATAGCTTTACCTTATTCAAAAGAGAATGAGCCAAGAGCTGCTTTAGAAGTAACAACAGTTTTAAAATCTGGCGATACAATTTCATTTATCGGAACTCATTTAGATCATTTAAAAGATAATACAGATAGGGTTTTACAAGCAAAAGCAATTAATAAAACATTTAGAAATAACAAATACCCTACAATTTTATCAGGAGATTTAAATGATACTCCTCATAGCAATTCCATAAATATTTTAGAATCTTTTTGGAAAGCTTCTTATAATAAGCAAAATCCACTTTTAACTTTTCCATCAAATAAACCGATTAAAAAGATAGACTACGTATTATTTTATCCAAGAAATAGATGGAAGATAGTTTCGAAAGAAACTATTTGCGATACTATTGCTTCCGATCATTGTGCATACTTAGTTGCTTTAGAATTAGTTAAATAA
- a CDS encoding TerC family protein yields MLENIFTLLMLVMLQAVLGFDNLLYISLESKKAPLEDQKRVRKVGILIAIVLRIVLLFLLVSIIGYFQKPFSFLSGEIEDVVKFAFNGHSIIVLLGGGFIIYTAIKEIWHMISTKDLENSEMVDKKRGKSSNAVIFSIVLMNLVFSFDSILAAIGLTSEIENTTTAFIIMAIAIVASGLLMLFLADRISTFLAKNRMYEVLGLFILFIVGIMLVTEGGHLAHIKLFGNEIVPMSKTTFYFVIAILVITDIVQGSYQKKLLKEKQISEKK; encoded by the coding sequence ATGTTAGAAAATATCTTTACACTTTTAATGTTGGTAATGTTACAAGCTGTTTTAGGCTTTGATAATTTATTATACATTTCTTTAGAATCTAAAAAAGCACCTCTCGAAGATCAAAAAAGAGTGCGTAAAGTGGGCATATTAATTGCAATTGTACTAAGAATTGTTCTATTATTTTTATTAGTTTCTATAATTGGATATTTCCAAAAACCATTTTCTTTTTTATCTGGAGAAATTGAAGATGTTGTGAAATTCGCTTTTAATGGACATAGTATTATTGTTCTTTTAGGTGGTGGATTTATAATCTACACAGCAATTAAAGAAATTTGGCACATGATTTCCACCAAAGATTTAGAGAATTCTGAAATGGTAGATAAGAAAAGAGGAAAAAGCTCGAATGCAGTAATATTTAGTATCGTTTTAATGAATTTGGTTTTCTCTTTCGATTCAATTTTAGCAGCCATTGGTTTAACAAGTGAGATAGAAAATACAACCACTGCTTTTATAATTATGGCAATAGCAATTGTTGCAAGTGGATTGTTAATGTTGTTTTTAGCAGATAGAATTTCAACATTTTTGGCAAAAAATAGAATGTACGAAGTCCTTGGGTTATTTATTTTATTTATTGTAGGAATAATGCTGGTAACAGAGGGTGGGCATTTAGCACATATAAAATTATTTGGAAACGAAATCGTTCCAATGAGCAAAACTACTTTCTATTTTGTAATTGCAATTTTAGTAATTACTGATATTGTTCAAGGAAGCTATCAAAAGAAATTATTAAAAGAAAAACAGATTTCAGAAAAAAAATAA
- a CDS encoding sulfite exporter TauE/SafE family protein, giving the protein MILETIFANYHIIILFFTVAILYSSVGFGGGSSYLAILALTGVVFTQIRATALFCNIIVVSGNVFLFYQQKKIDFKKILPLVLTSIPLAYLGGFLKISQQFFFILLGITLLFAAITMWISKRIISSEEKIKKQNTAKNASFGGIIGFISGMVGIGGGIFLAPLLHLTNWDTPKKIAATASFFILVNSIAGLLGQYSNPDFYVDWNLTYILLITVFIGGQIGSRLSNTYFTPIQLKKATAILIAFVSVRILIKYLF; this is encoded by the coding sequence ATGATTTTAGAAACAATTTTTGCGAACTACCATATTATAATACTTTTTTTTACAGTCGCTATTTTGTATTCATCTGTAGGTTTTGGTGGTGGATCCAGCTATTTAGCAATTCTTGCTTTAACAGGAGTTGTATTTACACAAATTAGAGCAACTGCTCTTTTTTGTAACATTATAGTGGTTTCTGGAAATGTATTTTTGTTTTATCAGCAGAAAAAAATAGATTTTAAAAAAATACTCCCACTCGTTTTAACGAGTATTCCTTTGGCTTATTTAGGTGGTTTTTTAAAGATTAGTCAGCAATTCTTTTTTATTCTTTTAGGAATTACACTTCTTTTTGCAGCAATAACCATGTGGATTTCTAAACGAATTATTTCTTCCGAAGAAAAAATAAAAAAACAAAACACAGCTAAAAATGCCAGTTTTGGTGGAATTATTGGTTTTATTTCTGGAATGGTTGGTATTGGTGGTGGTATTTTTTTAGCACCTCTTTTACATCTTACAAATTGGGATACTCCTAAAAAAATAGCGGCAACTGCAAGCTTTTTTATTTTAGTGAATTCAATTGCAGGTTTGTTAGGGCAATATTCGAATCCTGATTTTTATGTCGATTGGAACTTGACTTACATCTTATTAATTACCGTTTTTATTGGCGGACAAATTGGAAGCAGGCTTAGCAATACTTACTTTACTCCTATTCAGCTTAAAAAAGCGACTGCTATTTTGATTGCTTTTGTAAGTGTTCGTATTTTAATTAAGTATTTGTTTTAG
- the fabV gene encoding enoyl-ACP reductase FabV produces the protein MIIEPRTRGFICLTSHPTGCAQNVKNQIEYVKSKGKIEGAKKVLVIGASTGFGLASRITSAFGSDAATIGVFFDKPSTEGRPGSPGYYNTAAFEKEAHKAGLYAKSINGDAFSNEIKQQVVDLIKQDLGQVDLVIYSLASPVRTHPDTGKRYKSVLKPIGEVFTNKTVDFHTGKVSEISINPAEGDDIENTVTVMGGEDWKMWMDILKAENVLSEGATTVAYSYIGPDVTKPVYRNGTIGAAKDHLEATAFKITDELKSIGGKAYVSVNKALVTQASSAIPVIPLYISLLYKVMKEKGIHEGCIEQIQRLYSERLYTGEEIPLDEKGRIRIDDWEMYEDVQEEVMELWKTATTENLSEIGDLEGYSNDFYNLFGFKVPGVNYDKDVNEMVEIPSENN, from the coding sequence ATGATTATAGAACCAAGAACAAGAGGCTTTATCTGTTTAACTTCACATCCAACAGGTTGTGCACAAAACGTAAAAAATCAAATAGAATATGTAAAATCGAAAGGAAAAATCGAAGGTGCTAAAAAAGTATTAGTCATTGGTGCTTCCACAGGTTTTGGCTTGGCAAGTAGAATTACAAGTGCTTTCGGTTCTGACGCAGCAACAATTGGTGTGTTTTTCGATAAACCTTCCACAGAAGGAAGGCCAGGTTCACCAGGCTATTACAACACAGCTGCTTTTGAGAAAGAGGCACACAAAGCTGGTTTGTATGCAAAAAGCATCAATGGAGATGCATTTTCTAACGAAATAAAACAACAAGTTGTAGATTTAATCAAGCAAGATTTAGGTCAAGTAGATTTGGTAATTTACAGTTTGGCTTCGCCAGTAAGAACACATCCAGATACTGGAAAAAGATACAAATCGGTTTTAAAACCAATTGGAGAGGTTTTTACAAATAAAACAGTAGATTTTCATACAGGAAAAGTATCGGAAATTTCAATAAATCCTGCAGAAGGAGATGATATTGAAAATACTGTAACAGTAATGGGTGGTGAAGACTGGAAAATGTGGATGGATATTTTAAAAGCAGAAAACGTACTTTCTGAAGGAGCAACCACAGTTGCCTATTCTTACATTGGCCCAGATGTAACTAAACCAGTTTACAGAAATGGAACTATTGGTGCAGCAAAAGACCATTTAGAAGCAACTGCTTTTAAAATTACAGACGAATTAAAATCAATTGGAGGAAAAGCCTATGTTTCTGTAAATAAAGCATTGGTAACGCAAGCGAGTTCTGCAATTCCAGTAATTCCTTTATATATTTCTTTGTTATATAAAGTGATGAAAGAAAAAGGAATTCACGAAGGTTGTATAGAACAAATTCAGCGTTTGTACAGCGAAAGATTATATACAGGTGAAGAAATTCCTTTAGATGAAAAAGGAAGAATAAGAATCGACGATTGGGAAATGTATGAAGATGTGCAAGAAGAAGTTATGGAACTTTGGAAAACTGCAACCACCGAAAATTTATCAGAAATTGGAGATTTAGAGGGCTATAGCAACGATTTTTATAATTTATTCGGATTTAAAGTTCCAGGAGTAAATTATGATAAAGATGTAAACGAAATGGTAGAAATACCAAGTGAAAACAACTAA
- a CDS encoding putative quinol monooxygenase, producing MFVRIVKMSFHSKYIEEFSAIFEEKKEFIRNSNGCKLLELYQDKTNPEIFFTYSYWENELDLENYRNSELFKSVWAKTKVLFNDKPEAWSVDKKESLQ from the coding sequence ATGTTTGTAAGAATCGTAAAAATGAGTTTTCACTCAAAATACATCGAAGAATTTTCGGCTATTTTTGAAGAAAAAAAAGAATTTATTAGAAATTCGAATGGTTGTAAATTATTAGAATTATATCAAGATAAAACAAATCCTGAAATATTTTTTACGTATTCTTATTGGGAAAATGAGCTAGATTTAGAAAATTATAGAAATTCAGAACTTTTTAAATCTGTCTGGGCGAAAACAAAGGTTTTATTTAATGATAAACCTGAAGCTTGGAGTGTAGATAAGAAGGAAAGTCTTCAGTAG
- a CDS encoding PQQ-dependent sugar dehydrogenase codes for MKYSYLLLISFLMLFFSCSSQESKNKNYEIVVADLSIPWGFTFLPDNSILITEKEGQLIHFKKGKKTEIKGMPKVTLRGQGGLMDIELHPNFKKNNRIYFTYASSEGEGKGANTTLMSAELKNNKLINKKVLYKAIPNTRKGQHFGSRIVFDKQNYVYFSVGDRGNRDKNPQDITRDGGKIYRLNDDGTIPKDNPFVNEENAKKAIFSYGHRNPQGMEINPFTNEIWSHEHGPKGGDEINIIKKGKNYGWPVISYGVNYSGTKFTEITKKEGMEQPLHYWTPSIAPSGMAFVNSDKYLKWKGNLLVGSLKFQYITVCALKNGKVIKEEKILEELGRVRSIEQGKDGYLYAGIEGVGIVRINP; via the coding sequence ATGAAATATTCTTATCTCTTATTAATCAGTTTTTTAATGTTGTTTTTTTCTTGTTCTTCGCAAGAATCAAAAAATAAGAACTACGAAATTGTGGTTGCAGATCTAAGCATTCCTTGGGGATTTACCTTTTTGCCAGATAATTCAATTTTAATTACTGAGAAAGAAGGACAATTAATTCATTTTAAAAAAGGAAAAAAAACTGAAATTAAAGGAATGCCAAAAGTTACGCTTCGCGGACAAGGAGGTTTAATGGATATTGAATTGCACCCAAATTTTAAAAAAAATAATCGAATTTATTTTACATACGCTTCTTCTGAAGGAGAAGGAAAAGGAGCAAATACAACCTTAATGAGTGCTGAATTGAAGAATAACAAGCTCATAAATAAAAAAGTATTGTATAAGGCAATACCTAATACCAGAAAAGGACAGCATTTTGGTTCAAGAATAGTTTTTGATAAACAAAATTACGTATATTTTAGTGTAGGAGATAGAGGAAATAGAGATAAAAATCCGCAAGATATCACCAGAGATGGAGGTAAAATTTATAGATTGAACGACGATGGAACTATACCAAAAGACAATCCGTTTGTAAATGAAGAAAATGCTAAAAAGGCAATTTTTAGTTATGGACACAGGAATCCTCAAGGAATGGAAATAAACCCGTTTACGAATGAAATTTGGTCACACGAACATGGTCCAAAAGGTGGAGACGAAATTAATATCATTAAAAAAGGAAAAAATTATGGTTGGCCAGTAATTAGTTACGGAGTTAATTATTCTGGAACTAAGTTCACAGAAATCACTAAAAAAGAAGGTATGGAGCAACCTTTGCATTATTGGACACCTTCAATTGCGCCTAGTGGAATGGCTTTTGTAAATTCCGATAAATATCTAAAATGGAAAGGAAATTTATTAGTAGGCTCTTTAAAATTTCAATACATTACTGTTTGTGCTTTAAAAAATGGAAAAGTGATAAAGGAAGAGAAAATTTTAGAAGAATTAGGAAGAGTTCGTTCCATAGAACAAGGAAAAGATGGTTATTTGTATGCTGGAATTGAAGGTGTAGGGATTGTGAGAATTAATCCGTAA
- a CDS encoding outer membrane beta-barrel family protein, giving the protein MASYIKTTLLYFLGFFPCFIFSQELEIYGIVTDIENQALPGVTISIKGTNQGTLTDLDGRYSIKTSAGSILVFSYMGMTTEEKEVKDQTNLNIILKEDSQSLDEVVVTFKVPLIEADKGKLTFNLKNSALTTGQTALDMLKKLPGVSVNQNDNILFRGASGINVMIDGKMTYLSGSQLSNLLKGMSAEDINKIELITSPTAEFDAAGNSGIINIIPIKKLKKGYAVDLRTTLSKGEYWMTNQNISASLRTKKINLYGSLDYNTPHKFFQSKSGNSINEGRNTFRLNRKNEKTYKIKYYTWRLGTDWQFLPKHNLGVSYHGYLDDFKSFNYSTVNKVDHSGELQSYILSDNNIIEPYHYDAISIRYTFDIDSLGKKITADANYTSYRNYSDGLLKTDNYDANQNKQNTDILKSHQPGFVEIISAQADADLPFKEYSIKTGVKYAEVENDNQYRFDSFQQGKYVKIKDLSNHFKYKERIAAAYLLGSKKINKTTIDAGLRLEYTRAEGYTVKERIANEWEYTKLFPSLSIGQIINEDHKMDFSLSRRINRPSYSDLNPVRWYNDQYFYFSGNPNLVPELAWIYSLTYSLKNKYIFSAIYNQSLNFINRRLSIDNNGTTIKSQSDNFGNRHRFDFTVSTPFKLYPFWDILFFSDISYTTYPISELSGEKKLSKWAATLMLQQDISLPNDYKINLSAKWFSSELLGIYSSQPAGYVDFGIKKSFFNKNLVAQFTISDIFNTNRYQAYSLSDIIDYRYNDKPDSRRFGLTLLYHLGGNLVKEKSGKTDEQKRL; this is encoded by the coding sequence ATGGCATCTTATATTAAAACAACTCTATTGTATTTTTTAGGATTTTTTCCTTGTTTTATTTTTTCACAGGAACTTGAAATCTATGGAATAGTAACAGACATCGAAAACCAGGCTCTACCTGGAGTAACTATTTCTATAAAAGGAACTAATCAAGGAACACTTACCGATTTGGACGGTAGATATTCTATAAAAACTTCTGCAGGAAGTATCTTGGTGTTTTCTTATATGGGAATGACAACTGAAGAAAAAGAGGTAAAAGACCAAACAAATTTAAATATAATATTGAAAGAAGACTCTCAATCATTAGACGAAGTGGTCGTTACCTTTAAGGTACCTCTTATAGAAGCAGATAAAGGGAAATTAACCTTCAACCTTAAAAACTCGGCACTAACAACAGGACAGACAGCTCTTGATATGCTTAAAAAATTACCAGGCGTAAGTGTGAATCAAAACGATAATATCTTGTTTAGAGGAGCATCTGGCATCAATGTCATGATTGACGGAAAGATGACCTATTTATCTGGAAGCCAGCTATCCAATTTATTGAAAGGAATGAGTGCAGAAGATATCAATAAGATAGAGCTAATCACCTCACCTACGGCTGAATTTGATGCCGCTGGTAATTCGGGAATTATCAATATTATACCCATAAAAAAATTAAAAAAAGGCTATGCCGTAGATTTACGTACCACTCTTTCAAAAGGAGAATATTGGATGACCAACCAAAACATATCGGCTAGCCTTCGTACCAAAAAAATAAACCTGTATGGTTCTCTTGATTACAATACACCACACAAGTTTTTTCAAAGTAAAAGCGGAAACAGCATAAATGAAGGTAGAAATACTTTTCGTCTCAATCGTAAAAATGAAAAAACTTATAAAATTAAGTATTATACTTGGCGGCTTGGAACCGATTGGCAGTTTTTGCCCAAACACAATCTAGGAGTAAGCTATCATGGCTATCTTGATGATTTTAAAAGCTTCAATTATTCTACAGTAAATAAGGTTGATCATTCGGGGGAGTTACAATCGTATATTCTTTCAGACAACAATATTATCGAGCCTTATCATTATGATGCGATAAGTATCCGTTATACATTTGATATAGATTCTTTGGGTAAAAAAATAACAGCCGATGCCAATTATACTTCCTACCGAAATTATTCGGATGGGTTACTGAAAACCGATAATTATGATGCAAACCAAAACAAACAAAATACAGATATACTTAAGTCTCACCAACCTGGATTCGTCGAAATTATTTCTGCTCAAGCCGATGCCGATTTGCCGTTTAAAGAATACTCCATTAAAACAGGTGTAAAATATGCCGAGGTAGAAAATGATAATCAATATCGATTTGATTCATTTCAGCAGGGAAAATATGTTAAAATAAAAGATTTAAGCAATCATTTTAAATATAAAGAACGTATTGCTGCAGCTTATTTGTTGGGTTCAAAAAAAATTAACAAAACAACAATTGATGCTGGCTTACGCCTGGAGTATACTCGTGCTGAAGGTTACACAGTAAAAGAGAGGATTGCTAACGAATGGGAATATACAAAGCTATTTCCATCTCTTTCTATTGGGCAAATTATTAATGAAGACCATAAAATGGACTTTTCGCTCAGCAGACGTATTAACCGCCCATCCTACAGTGATCTAAACCCTGTGCGTTGGTACAATGACCAATATTTTTATTTTTCTGGAAATCCAAATCTGGTTCCTGAATTGGCTTGGATTTATTCACTTACCTATAGTCTGAAAAACAAGTATATTTTTTCTGCTATTTATAACCAAAGCCTCAATTTCATAAACCGAAGACTGTCTATAGATAATAACGGCACAACGATTAAGAGTCAAAGCGATAATTTTGGCAATCGTCATCGTTTTGATTTTACAGTATCAACACCTTTTAAGTTATATCCATTTTGGGATATACTTTTCTTTTCAGACATCAGTTATACTACATATCCTATATCAGAGCTTTCGGGTGAAAAAAAGCTATCGAAATGGGCAGCAACACTAATGTTGCAACAGGATATCTCCTTGCCAAATGATTATAAAATTAACCTTTCCGCAAAATGGTTTTCCTCTGAATTGCTTGGTATCTATAGTTCGCAACCTGCAGGTTATGTTGATTTCGGTATCAAAAAATCATTTTTTAATAAGAATCTCGTTGCCCAGTTTACCATAAGTGACATTTTTAATACCAACCGTTATCAAGCGTACTCACTAAGTGATATTATAGACTATCGTTATAACGACAAACCCGATTCAAGAAGATTTGGACTTACATTACTTTACCATTTAGGAGGCAATCTTGTAAAAGAAAAAAGTGGTAAAACAGATGAGCAAAAACGTTTGTGA
- a CDS encoding glyoxalase, whose translation MTKQRPVLSGLIIEGTSEIEQFQNKTLRPIIKMQHVLLINSFKDYLQKRKVDFVVLSDLKRRSRISSVFKTDNNYKNITLGFIIGHFSKDEFDFYINNSSEINRRILQIISQRVRDSIAEIL comes from the coding sequence ATGACTAAACAAAGACCAGTTTTAAGTGGGTTAATTATTGAAGGAACTTCAGAAATAGAGCAGTTTCAAAATAAAACTTTGCGCCCTATTATTAAAATGCAACACGTTTTATTAATCAACTCTTTTAAAGACTATCTTCAAAAAAGGAAAGTTGATTTTGTTGTTTTATCAGACCTAAAAAGGAGAAGCAGAATTTCAAGTGTTTTTAAAACGGATAACAATTATAAAAACATCACATTAGGCTTTATTATTGGGCACTTTTCTAAAGATGAATTCGATTTCTACATCAATAATTCATCAGAAATTAATAGAAGAATTTTACAAATTATCTCACAAAGAGTAAGAGATAGTATTGCTGAAATACTATAA
- a CDS encoding SAM hydrolase/SAM-dependent halogenase family protein yields the protein MSLITLTTDFGTKDHFVGAVKGAIYSELENAKIVDITHEITPFNITETAYILKNSYKSFPKGTIHIVGVDSELSEENKHIALELDGHFFVCPDNGLISMIASEIHPTKIVEINIHDRIESSFPVLDVFVQVACFIARGGNLTVIGKEITEFKKLVEIQPKVNHTQNQIIGGVIYVDNYGNVITNISKKMFNDIGKGRIFKVTARRYSFNKIFTKYNEITRNSSPENHQYDGQKLAIFNAAGLLEIAIYRSNLHTVGGASSLLGLEYRDSIIIEFFKDSTPNFSPLS from the coding sequence ATGTCTCTAATTACTTTAACTACAGATTTTGGAACCAAAGACCACTTTGTGGGGGCTGTAAAAGGTGCTATTTATTCTGAATTAGAGAATGCGAAAATCGTTGATATAACTCACGAAATAACGCCTTTTAACATTACAGAAACTGCATACATTTTAAAAAATTCTTACAAAAGTTTCCCAAAAGGAACGATACATATTGTGGGAGTTGATTCGGAATTGAGCGAAGAGAACAAACATATTGCTTTGGAGTTGGATGGGCATTTTTTTGTTTGTCCTGATAATGGTTTAATTTCTATGATTGCCTCCGAGATTCATCCAACCAAAATTGTTGAAATAAATATTCACGATCGTATAGAAAGTAGTTTTCCTGTTTTAGATGTTTTTGTTCAAGTTGCTTGTTTTATTGCCAGAGGTGGAAATTTAACTGTAATAGGAAAAGAAATTACAGAATTTAAAAAGTTAGTTGAAATTCAACCAAAAGTAAATCATACACAAAATCAAATAATTGGTGGTGTTATTTATGTGGATAATTATGGAAATGTAATTACAAATATTAGCAAAAAAATGTTTAACGATATTGGTAAAGGAAGAATATTTAAAGTAACTGCAAGACGTTATTCTTTTAATAAAATTTTTACAAAATACAACGAAATAACTAGAAATAGTTCTCCTGAAAACCATCAATATGATGGGCAAAAATTGGCTATTTTTAATGCTGCTGGTCTTTTAGAAATTGCTATTTATAGAAGTAATTTACATACTGTTGGTGGCGCTTCTTCTCTTTTAGGCTTGGAATATAGAGATTCTATTATTATTGAATTCTTTAAAGACTCTACACCTAATTTTTCTCCTTTATCTTAA
- a CDS encoding PhoH family protein yields the protein MNERIIELTEINPGEFFGAQNSTIEQLKRYFPKIKIVARGSKMKIYGESDLLDEFEIRIERLIKYYKRYNKLDENSIERILTSSGNDEKNAVSKKAKDVLVHGVSGRLIKPQTENQRKMVALMERNDMLFAVGPAGTGKTYTAVALAVKALKEKEVRRIILTRPAVESGENLGFLPGDLKEKLDPYMQPLYDALRDMIPHERLESHLEKGIIQIAPLAFMRGRTLDNAFVILDEAQNTTHNQMKMFLTRMGKSAKFIITGDPGQIDLPRKQVSGLKESLLALKDIDGIAQVYLDDKDVVRHKLVKKIITAYKSIETE from the coding sequence TTGAACGAACGCATTATAGAACTTACAGAGATTAATCCTGGAGAGTTTTTTGGAGCTCAAAATAGCACCATAGAACAGCTTAAAAGATATTTCCCGAAAATTAAAATTGTAGCACGTGGCTCCAAAATGAAGATTTATGGAGAATCGGATCTTTTAGATGAATTTGAAATTAGAATCGAAAGACTCATAAAATATTATAAAAGATATAATAAGTTAGACGAAAATAGTATTGAACGCATTTTAACTTCCTCTGGAAACGATGAAAAGAATGCAGTTTCCAAAAAAGCAAAAGATGTTTTAGTACATGGAGTTAGTGGAAGATTGATAAAACCACAAACCGAGAATCAGCGTAAAATGGTTGCTTTGATGGAGAGAAACGACATGCTTTTTGCTGTTGGGCCTGCAGGAACAGGGAAAACTTACACAGCAGTTGCTTTGGCTGTAAAAGCGTTGAAAGAAAAAGAAGTTCGTAGAATTATTTTAACAAGACCAGCTGTAGAATCTGGAGAAAATTTAGGATTTCTTCCAGGAGATTTAAAAGAGAAATTAGATCCTTATATGCAACCTTTGTATGATGCTTTAAGAGATATGATTCCTCATGAACGTTTAGAATCTCATTTAGAAAAAGGCATAATTCAAATAGCACCTTTGGCATTTATGCGTGGTAGAACTTTAGACAATGCATTTGTAATCTTAGATGAAGCACAAAATACAACCCACAATCAAATGAAAATGTTTTTAACGAGAATGGGTAAAAGTGCTAAGTTTATAATTACTGGAGATCCTGGGCAAATAGATTTGCCAAGAAAACAAGTTTCTGGCTTAAAAGAATCTTTACTGGCTTTAAAAGATATCGATGGAATTGCACAAGTATATTTAGATGATAAAGATGTTGTAAGGCATAAATTGGTAAAGAAAATTATTACTGCTTATAAAAGTATAGAGACAGAATAA